The following nucleotide sequence is from Ornithodoros turicata isolate Travis chromosome 2, ASM3712646v1, whole genome shotgun sequence.
GGGATTTATTTACAACTTATATTTACAAGAGTCAAATATAACACATGACGGAGGAAAGTCGAGTAACCTGACTTTCCGACTCCGTTGTCCAGCTCACATCCCCCTCTCAGCCTCTGCCTCCCCTTAAAAGGGTGCCATCTTGGGCCACAACCTTAACTTGGGATAGCCAATCGGGCAGCCCTGGTTCAAATTGCATCAGCCCTGGTTGGACTGGTTTAAATTTTGACAGCATCAGTTCCTCGGAGTTCTCCGCCCTTCATTCCCAATTTACGAGTAACGGTCCCGGCTGTCAAGTCGTGCACATCGTAGTTTTGAGCAGTGCAAGACGAGGGAGCCTCTTCCCTGATTTAGTGTCGGGGAAAACAATTGTCCCCTGTCGCCCCCGCTGCAGCTGCGTAGCCTCCGTGGTAGCCAGCGAGTGTCGTCCACCCTGAGCTTTCTAACGACCTCTACATCTCCTTCCCAAAGTCCATTGTTCGACTGCGCGGTCGGCAATGGTCACACGAAGAATTTGGTCGTTAGTGAAGAGTTCCTCATCACAACATTTGGCGGACCCATCGCGGCCACAAAAATGGTCCCTCAACACTGATCTCTCTGAACTCGTAGCCGGCATCCGACGCTGCAACGTCCAATGGTGATCACTGCTTCACTGACCGTGACACACACGTTCCGTGCAAaagtcctccatgcggtcataGACCCCACGGTTAAAACAATTCCAAAGAGCACTTTTAGAGTCACACATAGTCAGGCGATACCTTCCCCCGTTTGCCTCAAGGACACCGCCACATGTTCTGTACCGCGCTTAACTGGGTCCGTCGCTATGACTCACCTGCTCCCAACTCGCGTTTTCTAGACGCGACAATGCGTCCGCGTTGCCGTGGGCCTTACCCTTTCGGTATTTGACGGTATCTCTGCAGGGCCAACGCCCACCTCATAAGCTTCGCGCTATGAGGCGTGCTTTCCGTGAGATACGAGAGTGGATTGTGGTTCGATACCACGAATACCTCCGCCCCGTACAACCAGTTGTCATAACGCCAGAGGCCCCATATGATCGCAAATGCTTCCTTTTCTATCGTCGCCCAGCGTTGTTGGGTTGGCGAGAGTTTGTGACTGGCAAACGAGATCGGGACCTCCCTGCCCTCCGAGACTTGTGATAAGCATGCCCCGACGGCATAATCCGAGGCATCCGTGTACAGCCAGTACGGCTTAGACGGGTCTGGTGTTGCGAGAGCTGTGGCCGATGAGAATGCGTCTTTTAGATTTTCGAACGCCTTTTCGGCCTCCTTTACCCACGGAACCACATTTGAGACCCTTTTTCCGGTCAGCGCTGTCAGCGGTAAGGCCAATTCCGCGTAATTGGGTATGTATTCTCGGTAATACCCGAACAGCCCCAAGGCGCTACGCACGTCCCTAGGCCTCTTTAGACCGCTGATGGCTGCCAGCTTCTCCGGATCTGGCGCATGGCGTCCGGATCCAATTATACGTCCAAGGTACGGAATCGATCCCTGTGCTACGGGGCACTTCTCGGCGGCTATCGTTAGTCCCGCCTTCCGCAGTGCACCAAACACTGCTCGTAGATGTTTGAGGTGGTCGCCCCACGTTTGCGAGAATATCGCTATGTGGTCGAGATAGGCGGCGGCATATTCTCCGTGGTCGCGCAGTAGTGCGTTTACATTGCGTTGGAAAGTCGCGGCGGCATTCTTTAAACCGAATGGCATAACCCGCCACGCGAACTGTCCCTCATGCGTCACGAAGGTAGACAATGATTGCGATTCCTTGGCCAGTGGTACTTGCCAATACCCACGGCGCAAGTCTACGGTGGTAATGTAGCTCGCCCGTCCCACACGCATGATTAGTTCTTGCGGCAGAGCCATCGGGAACGCGTCCTCCCGCGTGACTGCGTTTAATGCTCGGTCGTCACCGCACATTCGAACGCTACCGTCCTTCTTGGACACGCATACAACCGGGTGAGCGTGATCGCTCTCCACGGGGTAGACTAGACCCTGCGCGGCCAGCTCTTGTACCTGGCGGCTTACCTCACTTTTCAAGGTTTCGGGAATGCGGTACCTGTGTGATTTCCTGGGTGTTACACCTTCCCTCAAGCTTATGCGGTGTTCTCCCACCTTAGCGATTCCCATATGGTTTTCGAATATGTCGCTGAACTCCGAGAACATGGCTCCAATAGCTGCTTGTTGTTCTCTCGCCAAGTGATCAACCTTTATGGTCCCTAGGGTATCGCTTGCGGTATTCGAACGCGTTGATACGCGAGGTGCGTAACTGATCTCCCCGAACTCGTCGTCCGCCTCGAACACCACCCCGACCTGATTCACTCTAGCGTGGTATCCCCTTGACCGATTCGCATGCATCGTCCTGCGTTTCCCTTCCGCGTCTTCTATGACGTATGTGTGCTGTCTTTCTTTTGCCACCACCGTGTGCGGACCGCTCCACCTTGGGTGTAACTTACTGGGTGGGTCAGAATCGTGCAGCAAGACCTGCGTCCAGACCGCGAACTCCTTCGCTTTCGCCTGTCTGTTGTAATAGCCTGCGTAAATGTCCTGTTGATTTTCACCCGTCACGCGCGCAATTTCAGCGGTTCGGTGAAGCTCTTCCCTGAGCTCCCGCAAGTATTCACTTGGGGATTCGCGCAAAGTGTCAGGCAGATCGACCTCCCCGGTCCAGGTATTCTTCAGGATAGCCAAGGGACCCGTCGGTGTGCGACCGTATAGCATCTCGAAGGGCGATATGCCAATAGTGTCATGCGGGACTTCCCTGTATGCCCACAGTAAATAGGGTATGAATCTGTCCCAACCTCTCTGCTCCCTCTGGATGATGTGAATGCAGCATATTTTTGAACACCCGGTTCCACCTTTCAACAGAACCGTTGCTTTCCGGGTGATCAGGGGTCGAAACCTCGGTGTGCACCCAACTCGTTTAAGGAGTTCCTGTGTGAGAGCGGCTGTAAAGTTAGTCCCCTGGTCGCTGCATATTTCTTCCGGGACTCCTGTTCGACTGAACACTTCCAGAAGCGCCTCACACGTTGCTTTCGCAGTGAGCGATCTTAAACAAATTACTTCTGGCCACATAGTGTGTAGGTCTACTACACAAATCGCGTAGCGGTGCCCACGAGAGGACGGCGGCTCGATCGGACCGATGATGTCAACGTTCACACGCTGAAACGGCCGCTCGGGTCGCGTCAATGGAGTTATGGGTACGCGATCGTTTCTCCGCCTGACGGATCTCAGCTGGCAACCGTGACACGACGTACAATGACTTTTGACATCTGCCCCTATGCCGGGCCAATAAAAGCTATACTTGATGCGTGCCATTGTTTTCTTGACCCCAAGGTGCCCACCCCAGGGCGATTCATGCGCAAGCAACAACACTTCAGTCCTTCGCGACTGTGGGAGAACCAGTTGGGTGACCACCCTTCCCCTAATCTTGTCTCGGTGGTATAAAATACCATCTTGTATGTACATCCCACCTTTGCCGTTTCCCGCGTCCCTAACTGTCTTGGCGAGTGTCGCGTCGACAACCTGCGCGCTCCTCATCTGTTCCGCTCTTTCCGACCTACTTAGCGTGGCTGTAGCAGAGTCGCCCGAGTCCAAATCTGTGACGACCGCGCAAACCTGAGCCACCGCATCCGCTTCCCTCTCTATGCTTTCTTCCCCATCGGTACTCGACGGTTCTTCCCAAGCCTGAGGCGACGGAAGCTCTCCGTTTGGCTGCGGTCTCTCGCCTCGCATTTATGTGACCCTTTATGTGACGGCTTCTGTTACGTCCTCGGAACGCACGCTGCTACCCGCTACGTGGTAATCCATTGAACACACGCCCTGCGACCTGCTAGATTGTTCGTTAACCCCACACCGCGTCCCCCCTTGGCCATTATCTGGGCCTCGGCACTCGTGAAGCGTCTGCCAGTCCTCCAACGACAGTAAACAATCTACTCCTGGGGATAGCTCGTCTGTCAACGCACACAGGACGGAAGTATGGTGGTCTATCTCGCGTGAGACGTGACTCTGTTCGCGCGATAACGACAAGGGTAACGTTACCAGCTTTACCGGGGTCTTGTGGTTAAACACCGAAACTAGCTGAATCGACCCACTGGGCTCTTGTAACTCCTGCGGAACCAACGACTTCCATAGCACTGTGACCTCGGCTCCCGAATCGAGAATTGCGTTTACGGGGCGACCAGCGCACGCAAGATCCACGCGCTGCAGTGCCGACAATCGTTACGCACTCGTTTCCCCGATATCCGCACGTGCCAGGAGTACTCCCGCTTTTGGGGTCGACGATGCGTTTTGAGACGCGGTCGTGGCGCCACCTGCATCAGAGTTCCCGCGCAAAACAGGGCTTTCCTGTACCCTGTGTCGCCGCACCTGGAGCATCCATTCCCCGAGTTACCTGCACGGCTTCGTCCCTGCACCCTTTTTGCCTGACCGACGTTCGCGACTGGCGCTGTTTGATTACGCCCTGAACCTGGGCCCAACGACGCCGACAGAGTGTCGCCCGGACGCTTCGTCTCCGTGGAGACACTAGCGCCAGCGCGACGCTTCCCGTCTGCCTCATCGTACACGGCACGGCGAGTAACTCCGCGATTTCGAATGCATGAAACCAATCATCTCCCTCTCTCAGTGTCACTACTTGAGAGCGTCGGACCCTATAGTTGCCTTTAGTGCGCAACGAACAGATTTTTGAGCGACTCCAAATCCTTGATTTCTCTCGCCTCAATGTAATACGCGAGGTAACTATACTCAGTCGTCGCACGAACTGTTTCCAGCTCTCGCCTTTTGTTTTCGTCAACGATAGGAAACACCTCCTATATTCGCTTGGACACAGCCGTAGTTCTTTCAGTACTGCCGATTTAATTGTCTCAAATGCGAATTCGTCGTCTTTGCTCATCTGAGAACATAAGTAACCCATCCGGCTGGCCACCGCCGGATAAATCAAGTGCGCGCGGATATTCTCTGGCACATCGTACCTCTCAAACACACACTCGACCGTATCAAACCACACGGGTGCCTCCGCGTCTGCCGGGAATTTTGAAATTGCGCCCTGCAACATCTTCGAAAAATGTTTTAATGGGTCGGAATTTTGACTTTGACCTCCCGACAGTGATATTCGGTCACCGTCCCGTGTGCCAGCCGCTTGCCCAAGCTCCGCGAGTCGAACCTGTAGCAACAGTTGTTGCGTCCTTTCTTTTTCGATCGCCAATTTAGTTTGCAAGTCCGTTTCGGCGATATCCGTGACATCTGAACCGTTGTCCACCTTCGCACCATCACCTTCGTCTCCCCGCTCCCGTTCTTGCTACTCCTTGTTGAGGGACCCATCACTAATCGTACACTGATGTGGCGATGCccccaaaacaaacaagaaacgGTGCTCACCGACTTCACAAAGGCTCTTGGCTACACGGTCCGCCGCAATCTTCCTTTATAGCTTCTCCCGGGCCGCTTTGTTCCCGAAGCTCCCCAGCGATGAACTGTCGCTGTCCTTGAAGATGCGCCTGCGGTCGTCTCGTAGACAAGCACACTTCCTAGCACTCCCTCGTCGCTGCCTTCATTACCAGACAGGCGAATTTTCCCTCGGGGTGCTCACTTGAAGAACGGAATTCGAGCACATCCACCAGTGAAGACCTCCTAACAGGATCCCGTCGACTGCGCCAGTAGAAATGGGAGTGATGATGACTTTATGAAGTTCGCCAGCCGGAGTCCCCGACGATGATAAACCTGGAGGAGTCGTTGATGATCTCTTCCCAATCGTCGTTCCCGGGTCCGGTTGATACTGGACCTGTTACCTGTCTTCACTGCACTGGAGCCGAGACTGAAGTTCCCGTGATGTACGAGGGATTTATTTACAACTTATATTTACAAGAGTCAAATATAACACATGACGGAGGAAAGTCGAGTAACCTGACTTTCCGACTCCGTTGTCCAGCTCACATCCCCCTCTCAGCCTCTGCCTCCCCTTAAAAGGGTGCCAACTTGGGCCACCACCTTAACTTGGGGTAGCCAGGCAGCCCTGGTTCAAATTGCATCAGCCCCTGGTTGGACTGGTGTAAATTTTGACAGCAACAGTTCCTCGGAGTTCTCCGCCCTTCATTCCCAATTACGAGTAACGGTCCCGGCTGTCAAGTCGTGCACATCATAGTTTTGAACAGTGCAAGACGCGGGAGCCTCTTCCCTGATTTAGTGTCGGGGAAAACAATTGTCCCCTGTCGCCCCCGCTGCAGCTGCGTAGCCTCCGTAGTAGCCAGCGAGTGTCGTCCACCCTGAGCTTTCTAACGACCTCTACAGCacactttatgaaaacttttcccgcgcgtacacgggatatctttccttctttctgcagcttctgtctctcatctgggcggggagtgccctcctctctcgccgctgATCTGACACCCGACTTTGCGCGCCATTCGCATACCCGCAATTGAACCTCAATTTCCGCGCAACTTTTATcggtataacaatcgttccacgaagcgttttctgtgattgactaagccaaatcctccagcaagaaaaaaaaatataataaaaaagaACGTTACTTTGACTAAGCAATTTAATGAGCTCAATTTCGAAAATGgatttcaatggcaaattgatgaaactatttgtatttggtgaCAAACTAAATGTCCAGTAGAAAGTTGTTTATCCCATATTTTTCCATTGagccgttttcttataatggtcaaatgacacgtttcgtgccgcaccctgtatgcactcacgcttgaggtatatgcatttacattggtagtcagtcactcaaagccaacgcgcatcgaatacacaatcttcacatcgaatacacaaatagctttaaatagttgaggtgaggtgatatgaggaaaatttcgaaaaaatttgaggtgaggtgagaaaattttttcaagaaaaattgaggtgaggtaaggaaaatttaaaaaaatttggGGTGAggcgaggtgaggaaaattttgaaaaacatttttgaggtgaggaaaatttttcaatagaaagttgaggtgaggtgaggaaaacttgtaagaaaaattttgaggtgaagtgaggaaaatttttcccacagaaaattgaggtgagggcgaggctaaTGAGGACAAACGCCTACCTCTGGTCAGGACTCATATAGAGGAATACCACCTTCTCTACACACCCTGTACAGTCCTTCCCTAGCCTTCCGCACCGTATCTTCCCTCGTGGTTCATCGCCCAGTCCTCTGCTCTTCTCTCCTTTCAGCAATCACCTTGAAAATGGGAGATTCAGTACAGGATGAGAAATCGCATCTTgcaggggcactaaaatgcaaaaacaagttcactttaaattacgttacacgctatgttaatttcgtaccttttttcatttgatttcatttttatttgttCTGCTTCCTTTTACAGTAAGCCCAGGGTAGTGGGGAAAAAGCCAAGCAATGTGACTTGTCCTTGTAAAATACTTGCTACcttaattcaaaactttgattcatttacgaagctacaatcaaaattatactaGACACTTTTTTGACACGGCTCTAAGCGgtgaacgacgcttcagctGGTGCATCGCTTTTTAGCGATGTTCTCAGATGGTGCATCGCTGGTGCATGCGTGTTTTAGTCCAAGCCGccaaccaggggcggatccagggtgggggctgccccccccccccccccccccccgaggatcttccctggatccgcccctggtgcCAACTAGACCTCCCTTTCATCCGTGCCCTGTTGTTCAAGACGGGGAAAGTAAACTCGCCGAACTGCCTCACGTGTGATGAagtggaggacactgagcatATATATTAATTAACTGCTCCCGATACAGTGTCCAACGTAAAGACCTCAGAGCCGCCTTGGAAAGACTGGACCACTGTACTCTAGACTTAGGGAAGCTCCTCGGAGAATGGCCGAGGGATCTTAGACAgcgtgcgacagctgcttttaatgacatttcttgtggacattgcagcgcctctaactttttagacttactgttttttttttaaatcttcaagtgttttggagtagccggcttctgtgttttgtaggagccaccatctccatattttttttattccaactTCAACTCCAACGCACGTGCCACGCGATGAAGCTGTCCCAGTGACAAACATAATGCGCGTTGCGAAACGGACGGGCGCGCTGTCCGAAGGATGTGAAGGTAAATGTTGCCAGTGGAACATTCgtgagaactgttgtgggctacaattcaatcggtattgaaaaaatGCAGCAGCGCGCATCATGCCGAGCATATACGAAACACTACGACCgggcccgttccaaatccatacgcccacgataggtatgTGCGCGCATCTCCTGCTGTCAGATTGGATGCAGCCAACCTTTGACTCCTGGGGGTCCCATTCGTTGGCGCCAAAGACGGCGCGcgctgttttcattgcgtttttcttctaaactgtAACGTTGAGTGAACAAATTTTGTTTTGATTGTACTAACTGAAACAAGGACTTTCGTTTGAGAGCAAGTtggttttgcattttagtgcccttttAATCCCCGATTTAAGCTTACTGAGATCTATTCGACTTCCAAATTATATTCCACTCTTCACCGGCACAAAATTCTTGGGTGTTTTACTAGCTCTCGAGGTTGTGCCCCGCCCTTCTCGGACGTTCTCATGTTTCTTAACTGCCTCTTATTTCCGAATTCGTTATCTCTCCGGTTGATTCGTGATTTATCTGAAACATAACGTCTGCTCTACAATTAGCCTTCATCCCTAAGAAACGCGCGGTAGTGAAAAGCCCGTTCTTGGTACACTGTGCCTCGAGCACATTTTCCTCTGCAGCAGTATTCTATAACCAGAGTCATGTGTGAGCTTTTACGGGCAATTTATTAAACAATGAGCGCTCAACGATTTGACAATGAGGTACGTTCAACCGGACGAAGTGACACATGTCACACATGGCCCAGCATGAAGAAAATTTCCTCTTTCCAAAGGACTGGTCAACTTATAGAAGACACCATAAGAGAAGCCTTCTTTATCCTGTGGGACGTGACGAGTGCCCCAAAGTGTTCGTTTGAGCCGATGACGGACGTAGACTCAGGAAAGAGGAGGGTGGGGGTAATATTGCCAGAACGGAATTGTTACAGGTCtagtggcggatccagaccatcggttttttttgggggggggggcggtttctttgtcggggCGTgtggtgggggaggggagagagggaaatccaaagTATAATCTGACGTTTGCGGGGcgatagcccccccccccccccccctagatccgcCACTGGTCTAGTGTGATCAAGGTGCCAGCGTTGATCAGTTTTTGCGCCGGTGTTTTCTACGGCGACTGCATGTGCGTTTACGTACGCACGCAAAATGACCCAGTTATCGATCGAATCGATTCAAGTAAGCAGCGGTAGGACGCGACGCGTAAGACTCGGGctccgaatttgaaaaataaatgttattcTCTACATATGTACGCATTCATATAAGCGCTGTTCTCCCCTGTCCCAcactccttcatgctgtcccctctccatctgtccgtgtctgtacaccgcttatagtcacagttgcttcgcggcgctaacacggaatttaaatatatatatatatataaattaaGCCATCCATGATCATCATTGATCCAAGGACCATCTAAGGACCAAGGACCACCCTTGGACCAAGCACTGCCGCTTCGGTTGACCGACACGAAGCTATTTGTATCCAGAGTGCGGACGTTCCTTGGTCAAAATGGCAGACAGCTAGGTCATATTGGTGACCATTAAATTagattaaatttaaattacactAAATTGTCGTGTCTTGCCCggtgcatatcatcggatgcattaatttttctgttcaacaccggataaccaagagtgtccgtattttgcatatatctagatcaATGAATAAAGATATAGGATGTGAAcgtacattgacagaataagcttGCGAAACCCTGCTGCACAGATGCTAAgtaaaaggactacagaaaatcgcgcctttttggcGGGTACATTCCAAGCAGAAGTAGCGCcgatttcttttttcctttttttttttctcttttcaacGCGTACACCAATTCGCACAATTCTCACGTGTAATAAAGCgaacatgcagagccacctatgagtaaagtttcaagcagggtgtcgaaccgcaaaaaatacgggttcggttcgggttcgggttcgcgttgttttgatttcgttccggttcagttccggttcggccacgccaaaaatcgaaccggttcgcaaaccggttcgcagccccgaaccggttcgcgaaccggttcaacgcttccgttttatatgttccataaaactgcttttatcaggaaatgcgtggctaatagcttactgctgttgtctgcattgacgtctttagcggtgaggtagccatttagcgagagaaatgagaaatggatgaacacttattgcaaatagagtccacgctgatgaagcggtgtagtcctcctactttctgttcccaaaatctcttttttcacacacacagtgccagcaagatacacttaaagcaagcctaataagatggacagcgtaacatagacgacagtacttgccggcacactgtcttcgcagcgtgaatcgatctgaaaccgtactgaagcatgtcgaaaataagcctgccagccttactctgtccgagctcacagcagtgtactagttaatccacaacacaaaggcaatgtgtcacgacacaactgcactaccaataagcagaaccacatttacttttcaaaccacgaccagtcaaacaggcaccgttctgcgtacgctccttctctacttctcatgtttctgacttgtttaatttttactgctcacgtgtaaagggaaatcttgggctcttatttgatcacatattcgtcctgtagagctacataacagGCCTACTCcgtccctgtttcattcgtccgcgtggcacctcgtctctgaagagtagacgccgcaccgcgtgcgtatAGGGCGCtatagccgcggcgctcacaaggacagcTGCGCTttaacatgttaaaaagatgctgaaagtatacttactatacgtcgtcgtctgactgctaggtgaaaatttctgaaatccatgatatatgcgcgtgatgatgataccaatgtgtcttcgttcggggatagagaggagctcttatgctgacttcttttatgtccgaaccgttttgttgcgaaccggttaccgctattattt
It contains:
- the LOC135384546 gene encoding uncharacterized protein LOC135384546, which codes for MRGERPQPNGELPSPQAWEEPSSTDGEESIEREADAVAQVCAVVTDLDSGDSATATLSRSERAEQMRSAQVVDATLAKTVRDAGNGKGGMYIQDGILYHRDKIRGRVVTQLVLPQSRRTEVLLLAHESPWGGHLGVKKTMARIKYSFYWPGIGADVKSHCTSCHGCQLRSVRRRNDRVPITPLTRPERPFQRVNVDIIGPIEPPSSRGHRYAICVVDLHTMWPEVICLRSLTAKATCEALLEVFSRTGVPEEICSDQGTNFTAALTQELLKRVGCTPRFRPLITRKATVLLKGGTGCSKICCIHIIQREQRGWDRFIPYLLWAYREVPHDTIGISPFEMLYGRTPTGPLAILKNTWTGEVDLPDTLRESPSEYLRELREELHRTAEIARVTGENQQDIYAGYYNRQAKAKEFAVWTQVLLHDSDPPSKLHPRWSGPHTVVAKERQHTYVIEDAEGKRRTMHANRSRGYHARVNQVGVVFEADDEFGEISYAPRVSTRSNTASDTLGTIKVDHLAREQQAAIGAMFSEFSDIFENHMGIAKVGEHRISLREGVTPRKSHRYRIPETLKSEVSRQVQELAAQGLVYPVESDHAHPVVCVSKKDGSVRMCGDDRALNAVTREDAFPMALPQELIMRVGRASYITTVDLRRGYWQVPLAKESQSLSTFVTHEGQFAWRVMPFGLKNAAATFQRNVNALLRDHGEYAAAYLDHIAIFSQTWGDHLKHLRAVFGALRKAGLTIAAEKCPVAQGSIPYLGRIIGSGRHAPDPEKLAAISGLKRPRDVRSALGLFGYYREYIPNYAELALPLTALTGKRVSNVVPWVKEAEKAFENLKDAFSSATALATPDPSKPYWLYTDASDYAVGACLSQVSEGREVPISFASHKLSPTQQRWATIEKEAFAIIWGLWRYDNWLYGAEVFVVSNHNPLSYLTESTPHSAKLMRWALALQRYRQIPKG